The DNA segment TCTCGATCCAGGGGCGGGAACGTTTTGTACGCCGCTGCCCCCGCGGGCAACTTTCTTCTGCTCCGCCGTGGCGACAAACTTTTTGCCATCGGCAAAACGCCATAAAACAGCTTTCGCATCCCCCCCATACTTTCGATCAAGAATCCGCTTCCTGATCGATCAGCCTGACCTCCAACGACCTAAAAACAGAGAATAAACCATGAAACGCAAAGAGCTATTACGCGGTATTGCCGCAGTCCTGCTGTTACTTCCAGCGATCGGACATGCGGAAAAGCCTCTCGACGCGCCCCAGAAAAAGGGTTCCAGTGACCAACTAGCCCGCGCAGCGATGAAAGAAGCCCATGACGCTCGAGCCGTCTGGCATCACTTCCCTGGTTTCACCGCAGAGGTGACGATCCAGACCGACGCCGAATCGCACACCGGAACCATTCTTGTTACCGACGACTTCGACTACGAACTGACGATCTCCGACGATGCCATCGAACCTTGGATTCATTCCAAACTTCGATCGGTCATCGGGCATCGTCGCCCCGGCAGCGCAGCCGTCGAAGTCCAAGTGTCCGAACAGAAGACTTCACCAGAGTTCGGCATTTTTGTCGCCAGGAAAGATGGCAGCGGGACCTTTCGAATCGAAAACGGTTTGATTCGCGAAGTCCTACGCAAGACCGATTCGAACTGGTTGGAAATCACCAATGTTGAAATGTTCGACGCAGGCGATGGAAAGGTTCTTCCAGAAACGTCTTCGGTTTCTTATCGCGATCTGCAAACGGGCAACCTAACAAAAAACGTTACCAATCGCTTCACCTGGACTCGGGTCGGAGATTTCTTCCTACCCAGCGAGTGTTTCACGATTGAAACCGGAACCGAAGGTTCGCGTCAAACGCGTCAACTAACCTTTAGCAACCACAAGCTTACAGAACCGAAGAAGCCCCTCAAGGTTCTTGAATCGACTTCGAAACTCCATAATCCACTTCCATAGTCCTTAATCAGCGTCAGAGATTCAGTCATAGGAGAAACTTCACACAGCGTCGATTGTCGAGCGCACAATCGACGCATTCGATTTGGACACCCCAGATCCCGTTTGGGGACGGCAGCTCTGGAATTTACGTAGTACGGTAGTCACGTATTACGGCAGTCACGATCGCCAGAGCGTGGACAGACAGGCGATTGCCAAGCCTGCCGAAAAATCAAGAACTTTTCAGCTGGCGGATTCTTCTACAACTTTGGGAGGAATTGAATCGCATCTAGAATTACGAATCCATCGCAATCTTGATTGCGGATGGTTACGGTGAGCGGTTCACCTTTACGCAATTCGATTTCTCCTATCTTTCGAAATGCCTGGCCCACTGGCAGGGGCACGGTTTGATCGACCTTGAATTCCTTGACCGTATCTCCATTGCGGACTTCGAGAGGAACCCGTGACGAGCGTGAGGAATGCGGCGAATAAGCCATGCGGATCTCGTAGTTTCCGCTTGCAGGAACCTTTCCGCTAAACGTTGCACTCAGGTCGCCTTCCCCATCCCCGCCGTCATGCAGGTACCCCGAACCGATGTGCGGGTTGAAAAGCCTGGACGTGCTCCACGCTCCCGTTATTTCCGCTGTTGCATCATCCAAAACGATTCCCTCTAGATCCGAAACCTTCAAGCCAACCGGTTGGGCAGGCGGGGGAAGGGGCGCCAATTCGGGCAATTCCAAAACTTGACCTTGAGCCAACAATTGCTTTTGCAGGGCAGGGTAGGGCAGATCCTGAACGGCAACGTTTTGCTTTGCACTTAATGCCGCAGCGATCCCGGCGCTCTGCCCAAGTATCATCCAGGTCGGTTCGACGCGAATGGATGAAAAAGCAACGTGGGTCGCGGATAGAGCAACCGGAACCAGCAGGTTTTCGCAGTCCGATTTGACCGGCAAAATCGAACGATAGGGAACGTGGTACGGATAACCATGAGGTCGTCCCGCCATCCGAACCGGAAAAATAGTCCCTTCGTTTCGGATACTCTCTGCGGTTCCGATCCGCTGGCAATCATGCGAATCGATCGGGAACGAGGAAACCGCGATCGGATCCGATTTCTCTGGATCACGCAGAACGTCGTTTTCGGTCAACACGTGCATGCCTCGCATTCGGCGTCCTTCGCGAACATACAACTGCGGCGACCAATGATCGGTTTCCGGAAATTCGTCACGGCACAGTCCGTACTCGGCCATCTGTTTGCGAAGATGCTCGGGAACCGATTCGTCGGTGGTTAGGAAATGATAAAGTTCCAAAGTGTACTGGCGATGTTTTTGCCAGAGTTCACTGCGTTCGGTGAACGGCGTTTCACACCAATCGTCGCCTCCGCCAACCAGCCCCATCGAAAACTGTTTTCCGATCCCGTTGTTTGCATCAAATTTATCATTGGGCAGAGGATAAATATCCCACAGCAAGTGCGGCCGTTTGACTTGCAAGTAGTAACGTCGAACCGCTTCAAAACGTTTCGGATCGTAAGTTTCGGGAGCCGGGAAATCGACCCGGTTTTCGGGATTCTTTGTTAAGCACAAACGAAAACTGTAGACCATCACGTGGCGATCACCAGCCTCTTCGTCCCCACCTTCGGTGGCGGTCAACAAAGGAAGGAGCTGACCATTTGAATCCAGACCGGAGACGGGAATGGTTCCTTTTGTGTATTGCTTTCCAGCCAGTTTCTCCGAGTACGCTGCGCGACCTTCGCGGCCAATCGTCCACTCCACGCCCGCAGCCGCCATTAGATCCCCTTCGTAAGTCGCGTCGACAAAAACGTCTGCGGCGAAACGTCGATCTTTGCAAAGGATTGCTTGGATCCGCCCCGCTTCTAGATCGACCGAGGTAAGGACCTGATTCGGTTGGACGTCCACGCCAGCCTCTGCCAACATTGCCTTGGTCACACGAGCAGCGACGTGTGGTTCATAGGTCCACTTTGCATTGTTCTTTTCACTGACGTCGTAATGAAGCGGTTGGCCGCGACCGGCATAATCGGCTGCGATGCGTGTATGCCATTCATCAAACAAGCCCATCACGGTTGTCCGCACCGTTTGGTTCGAATCACTAAAACTCAGGCCGCCTGTATTCACCCCGCCGACGTGGTGGCTCGGTTCCACCAGTGTGACCGCAGCCCCTTCACGAGCCGCCGCGATCGCCGCACAAAAACCAGCCGGCGTCGCCCCATAGACCACCACGCTAGGAGCGGTTGCTTGCGATTGCGCATCAACAAATGAACTACAATAAAACGCTCCGACAAAGAGCCCCATAAATGCTATTTTGGCGAGTACCGCAGTCTTAGAGATCATAAATATGTCGCGTCAAAGAGGGAGCCGATCTAATTCGTTCTTTCAAAAACACTAACTTAATCAATCCTTCATCCTCCCGCCTGGGCTGACAGCGAATTCTGCGTCATCTCGAATCCAACCCGGCCTTCATTCCTCAGTGCCTTCCATTCCGTCCCCCGCCGAAATCCGTTTTATTCCCCTTGTATTGGTGTGTGCCAATATTGTGGGCATTTTACTGGCGTACGCAGCAACCATTTTGCTGGCAAGGAATTTGGAGCCCAGCGAATTTGAAAGCTACATCGGGGCAATTGCAACCCTGGGGCTGCTGGCCTCACTGGGCGAAGGGGGCATCGGAAAATACAGCCTAAAGATTGTGCCTCAGTATGTCTTGCAAAAAGAAGCCGGATTGCTGGGTGGTTTCCTGCGATTTGCCCTCGGTTCAGCCATCTTGCTGGGCATCCTATTGGCAGGGCTTGCCGCGATCATCGAACTTGCCGTCCAAGTCGAAGAACGAGAAAAGGTTGTCCTGGAAGCGTTGGTCTATCTGCCTGTCATGGCGGTCGTCGGAGTCGCGATCGACTTCTTACTAGCCTTTCGCATGCCTGTGTTTGCGACCTTACTGGCACGAATCGTGATCCCGTTGACGACCTTGATCTGCATCGGGTTAACCATCCAAGCGGAGAGGTTATCCCCTAGCACAGCGGTGTTCGCGTTTGGAGCGGGAAGCCTGATTTGCCTGCCGATCGCGATCGGTGCGAATTTCACAAAATCAGAACCATTGACGTTGGATTCCCGGCCGATCTTTCTTGCTGGCCCTTGGTTTCTGAACAGTCTCTCTTTTCTGGTTTTCAGTTTCCTTACCGCTTGGATCTTTCGAGCTCCGTTAGTGATCATGCATCACATTCCTCATTCAGGAAACGAACTCGCTTTATTGGCACCGGCGCTGGAAACGGGTTGTTTGGTTTTACTTTTGGCGAAATCGACCGACAAATATTTTCAACCGATGATTTCCGAATACCTCACCACAAATAACTGGGCAGAAGGCCGCAAGATGCGTTGGCTGCGACTGCAGTGGATCGGTTTTGGAATCACCGGTTTCCTGGGGCTCGTCTTCTTCTTTGGGAGAACGATCCTCGGTTGGTACGGCGACAAGTATGTGGTTGCGTACCCTTCGTTGTGCGTCATCGCGATCGGTTCCAGCATTTGGACGATCTGCTCCCTTGCCCCGACCTACCTTCAGTACACCGATGCACTAAGGCGTTTGCTAGGCTCTTTGCTCGGGCATGCCATTCTGCTGACAGTCCTTACGGTATGGCTTAACCGCATGTTTGGCACTTTCGGCGTCGCGCTCGCATACGCCGTATCCATCAGCTCACTTTCGCTATGCAACATGTGGTTGGCCAGCGGCCGACTGCGGGAAGTCCGGCAAGCGTAGTTCCCGTCGCAAACGGTTCGGGGAAATGCCATCCATTTCCTTAACGGCAGGGCGCGAGTACTCCGGCCTGTCGACAACAAACGCATAAAAGAAAGGCCGGACGGCTTGCGCCGTTCCGCTAAGAAAACAGTTCCTAGCGGCAGGGCGCGAGTCCTCCGGCCCGTCGACACCAAACGCTTAAAAGGAAAAGGCCGGACGGCTTGCGCCGTTCCGCTAAGAAAACAATTCCTTAACGGCAGGGCGCAAGTCCTCCGGCCTGTCGACAACAAACGTCTTCGAGTTGCCTTTACGACAACCCGATTGTCTTGGCGACGTTTGCGGCGTTGACTGGCTGGATGATCCCCTGGTCAGTGATGATTGCGGTGATCAATTCGGCTGGTGTCACATCGAAGGCGGGGTTGTAGATATTCGCCCCGTCGGCGGCGGTCTGCGTTCCGTATGGATGCGATACTTCGCGTGCGTCGCGTTGTTCGATTGGAATCCCCGCCCCATCGGCCAACGTTCGATCAAACGTGCTAACAGGCGCTGCAACATAAAAAGGAACGCCATGATGCCGCGCGACAATCGCCAGCGGATAAGTCCCAATCTTGTTCGCTGCGTCTCCGTTTGCGGCAATCCGGTCCGCCCCGACGACCACGGCATCGACCTTACCGGCCTGCATTAAACTGGCCGCCATGTTGTCGCACAAAACCGTCACGTCAACGCCCGAGCGAGCCAATTCCCACGCAGTCAAACGCGCCCCCTGCAGAAGTGGGCGAGTCTCATCAGCGTAAACATGCAATTCAGGTTGCAGTTCGTGTGCAGCATAAATCACTGCCAACGCCGTCCCCTTTTCCGATGCTGCCAAGGCCCCTGCATTGCAGTGCGTCAACACATTGCGGCAACCGTTCAGCAATGGCGCACCATGCTGACCAATGGCCGCACAGGTCTGCCGATCTTGCTCATGAATCGCTTTGGCCTTCTGGAGGACGCGATCCGCTAGCTCTTGATCGGTCGCTTCATTGACGACCACTCGCATCTGATCGAGAGCCCAAAAAAGATTCACCGCGGTCGGTCGACTGGTCGCTAAATAGTCGATCGCCGCCAGAGCCGCTTTGCGTGCATCGGCCTGTTCCTTCATCGCAGTACCGATCGCGACGCTGACACCGTAGGCCGCTGCGATCCCGATTGCGGGAGCTCCACGAACCACAAGTCGATAAATGGCGTCGTGCGTTTGTTCGACACTGTTACAGTCGAAGTAGACCTCTTCGACCGGTAGCTTCGTCTGATCTATCAAACGCAAAAAACCGTCGATGCCTCCGACCCACTGCAAGGTCGGGGGAAGCGTGGACGCCTTTGTCTTCACCAATTCAGAATTCATCGACGACCCGTTTTAAGTTGAACAGCAAACGCCAACCGGCTACGACTTGGCACGCTTCGGTTTGTAAATCTCGGTGGCCGTTCCGAAGAAGACCTCGGCGGAGTTCATCAACGTTTCGCCAAGGGTCGGATGGGCGTGCACGGTTTCGGCGATATCACCAACTTCGCAGCCCATTTCGAGTGCCAAAACAGCTTCGGCGATCAGTTCACCTGCACCTGCACCGACGATACCACAACCGATAACGCGTTTGGTATCGGGATCGACCAGCCATTTGGTCAAACCTTCGGTCCGTCCGAGTGCTTGAGCACGACCACTGGCAGCCCAAGGATAAACAGCCACCTCGTAATTGCGGCCGGCGTTTTTCGCTTCTTCTTCGGTCAATCCAGCCCAAGCGATTTCAGGATCGGTGAAGACAACCGCAGGGATCGCCGCTTTGTCGAATACCGATGGTTTGCCCGCAACAACTTCAGCGGCAACGCGCCCTTCGTGGCTGGCTTTGTGAGCCAACATTGGATCGCCAGCGACGTCACCGATTGCCAGGATGTGTGGATCTGCGGTCCGCTGCTGCGAATCGCACTCCACAAACCCGCGTTCGTTGACAACCACTTTTGTATTTTCCAGCCCTAAGCCTCTGGAGACAGGGCGGCGACCGATCGACACGAGGACTCGATCGAATCGTTCATGACCGAACTTGCCAGGGCCTTCGAACGTGACTTCGACCTTGCCATCTTCGGACTCGGCCATCGAACCGACTTTGGTGTTCAACCAAAGGCGTCCGTCAACCATTTTCTCGATCCGTTTCGCCAGCGGTTTGACCAGATCGCGGTCGGCGCCGGGCAACAAACCGTCGCTCAGTTCGACCACCGTGACTTTACTGCCAAGGCCTGCGTAAACGCTGCCCATTTCCAGCCCGATGTAACCACCACCGACAACCAACAACGTTTCCGGGATGTCGGCCAGCGCGAGGGCTCCGGTGCTGTCCATCACCTTGTCGCTGCCAATATCGAAGGCAGGAGGCATCGCTGGCACACTTCCGGTAGCCAGAATGCAGTGATCGAAGGTCAGCTGTCCACCTTCGGGGATGGAAGGATCGTCCCCTTCCAGTTTCATTGTTTTGGAATCGATAAATGAACCACGAGCCCGGATCACGGTGACCTTGCGTCGCTTGGCCAAATTGGCCAGGCCGCCCGTTAAATTATCGATGACCTTTTCTTTTCTCGCCCGCACAGCGTCGACATCGATTTCAGGGTTCGCGTCGTAGCGGACACCCCAATCGGCACGCAGTTCATCGACTTCACTGATGACTCGAGCGACATGAAGAAGTGCTTTGCTGGGGATACAGCCACGCAGCAAGCAAGTTCCGCCCAGGCGAGCTTCGGCTTCGACGATCGTGACGTCTAGCCCTTCGTCAGCAGCCAAGAAAGCCGCCGCGTAGCCACCAGGGCCACCTCCCAAAACAACCAGTGGAGTATGCATCAGATGGAGCGTGTGTTGGAGGATCTATGCGAGAAACAAAATAAATTAAGTCCAGAAACCAACCCACCCGCACCAAAAGTCATTCGGCACGGGCGGCGTTGTTTTCAATGTGCAGTGCACTCGACTATCGCGACAAGAATTCGACGACGGCGTTTGCATCGACGGGCAAACTAATGTCGCTTGGCCCTGGCAATCCCTGGACGGTTGCTTTTAGGTTTTCGCTATCGAAAGCGACCCAATCAAGCGCGTCAGGACTGGAGTTAGCGATAACGCCACGATAAACATCTTTCAGTTTTTCGCGGTTACGTACTTCGATGATGTCGCCTGGACGAAGCAGGTAGTTAGGCTTGGCAACCTTCGTACCGTTAACGAAGAAGTGACCGTGCACAACGCCTTGACGAGCTTGTGGGCGAGTCTTGGCAAATCCACAGCGACGGACAACGTTGTCCAAGCGGGATTCGCACATCAACAACAACAATTCACCGGTGTTGCCTGAACGACGACTAACAGCATCAAAGTAACGACGAAGCTGACGTTCCCCTAGACCGTAGTAATGCTTGATCTTCTGCTTCTCCATCAACGCGATCCCGTAGTTACTGGGACGACGTCCCCGGGTGTGCATTCCCGGAGGGGCTGGGCGGCGATCGAGGGCTTTCGATGCACCCGATGTTTCATAAATGAGCGCCCCAAGGCGACGATTGATGCGAGCTTTTGGACCTGTGTAACGTGCCATTTCGGCAATGCTCCTACGGACGATCTACGAACGATAAACGTCTAAACGTTAACGAATCAGGTAGATCTAAAAGGGTAAAGGGAACCTCGTTTGGCTAATTTAGCCGTGGCTCAATCCCACGCCGACCTGCAATACGGCGGGTCGGAGGGTTGGGCCTGATTTCGGTAAGTGCCGCAAAGTGTCGCCGGAAACGGCCATTCTTGCAAGTGGGTGTCCCATTGCGACAGAAGGTTCATTCAACAAAAAAACTCAGGACACTGTCCATCTCTTTCTCGCATGACAGGCAGGACGACCGCTACATCCGGACCGCTTCGGCTCCGTTGCGGTCTACCAGAAACCCCGCAGACGTCCGATTTTCTGCATTTCAGCCAATTATCCATCGTCTTTCCTGCCACTCCAACGGTCCAGCATGTTTCCGAAGCGATCGGCTCCCCGCGTCCCAGCCTCCAGCCGCGGACAAACTGCGCGGCGACGTTTAGCCGCTGCACTACGCCCCCGACGCCGCCTCATTCGCATTGAACAGCTGGAAGACCGTCGCCTCCTGGCCGTCGGTACCCCCGTTCTTGGCACTAGCAATGACATTCTGTTCAGTGGGGATGCCACAAACGATTTGATGTTCTTTTCGGTCAGCGAAGCCGGTTTACTGCAGCACAATCGCGGAGGCTATTTTGGCTTTACCAGCAATTCCGACCTCGATTCGGTAACCGCAGGGGAGCAAACGCGGCTAGTTAGCGAACTCACCAGTTTTCGCTATGAGGACGCTGGCAGCAATGACCGTCTGTTTTTTGACGGGGAGAATCCGTTTTCACTGGGCGATGCAGGAATTTACGCGTCGGCGGGTGAAATTACCGTCCGTGACGACACATCGATCGAATCGACCGGTGGAGTCATTCAGTTTGTCGCAGCTCAGAAAATCCTTCTCGATCAAAGATCAAGCCTGACGACGGTCGATGGGGGGATCCTACTATCGGGCAACCCGAATGCGGACGCCATCGGTGATTCCATCGGTTTGGAATCTGTGGGGGCGACGATTCGAACCAGCGGGTCAGGAAACATCCAGCTGGTCGGATTCGGCGGCAATGACCCGGCAGAATATCGAAACTACGGGATTTCGCTGGAAGAGGGGACCACGATCGAATCGACCAGCGAAACGTCTTCGGCGGGAACGATTCAGATCGAAGGGACCGGTGGAGACAGTTCCACTGCCGCGTACGGCGTCAACATCGATGGTGCCGACATCGTGGTCCGAAGTGCGTATGGAGACATCAGCATCGTGGGCGTGGGGGGGCACCGCAGCAGTGCCAGCGGCAGCAATTTCTATGGCGTGAATATCAGTGCGGCGGACGTTATTGAATCAACGGGTACCGGCCCCGATGCCGCAACGATCACGATCGATGGGACGGGCGGGGCAGAGTCCCGAAACAACTACGGGGTTCGCTTGGCGGGTGCGACGACCGATATCCTCAGCATCGATGGCGACATTTTAATTATCGGGCAAGGGAACGGGGATGGCACCGGCGATACGAACTACGGCGTTCGCTCCGACAGTATTGGATCGATTGCATCGACGGGAACCGGCATCGATGCCGCCTCGATCACGATCATCGGTGAGGGCGGCGATGGCACCCGCAGCGGTGTTGGCCTGTCGCTTAATGGCTCAACCACACAGCTGACCAGCGTCTATGGCGATATTTCCATTGTCGGCCGAGGAAGCGACGGCAGCGGCTATGGCAATTCAGGTGGATCGATCGGACTTACGATCGCCTCGACCGGCCTCGGAGAGAACGCCGCGAAGATCGATATTCAAGGGACCGGAGGAATCAACACGTCCGGTAGTGGAATCACGGTTTCCGGATCAATCACGACGACCGACGGTGACGTCACGATCA comes from the Roseimaritima multifibrata genome and includes:
- the lpdA gene encoding dihydrolipoyl dehydrogenase, which produces MHTPLVVLGGGPGGYAAAFLAADEGLDVTIVEAEARLGGTCLLRGCIPSKALLHVARVISEVDELRADWGVRYDANPEIDVDAVRARKEKVIDNLTGGLANLAKRRKVTVIRARGSFIDSKTMKLEGDDPSIPEGGQLTFDHCILATGSVPAMPPAFDIGSDKVMDSTGALALADIPETLLVVGGGYIGLEMGSVYAGLGSKVTVVELSDGLLPGADRDLVKPLAKRIEKMVDGRLWLNTKVGSMAESEDGKVEVTFEGPGKFGHERFDRVLVSIGRRPVSRGLGLENTKVVVNERGFVECDSQQRTADPHILAIGDVAGDPMLAHKASHEGRVAAEVVAGKPSVFDKAAIPAVVFTDPEIAWAGLTEEEAKNAGRNYEVAVYPWAASGRAQALGRTEGLTKWLVDPDTKRVIGCGIVGAGAGELIAEAVLALEMGCEVGDIAETVHAHPTLGETLMNSAEVFFGTATEIYKPKRAKS
- a CDS encoding lipopolysaccharide biosynthesis protein; translated protein: MCANIVGILLAYAATILLARNLEPSEFESYIGAIATLGLLASLGEGGIGKYSLKIVPQYVLQKEAGLLGGFLRFALGSAILLGILLAGLAAIIELAVQVEEREKVVLEALVYLPVMAVVGVAIDFLLAFRMPVFATLLARIVIPLTTLICIGLTIQAERLSPSTAVFAFGAGSLICLPIAIGANFTKSEPLTLDSRPIFLAGPWFLNSLSFLVFSFLTAWIFRAPLVIMHHIPHSGNELALLAPALETGCLVLLLAKSTDKYFQPMISEYLTTNNWAEGRKMRWLRLQWIGFGITGFLGLVFFFGRTILGWYGDKYVVAYPSLCVIAIGSSIWTICSLAPTYLQYTDALRRLLGSLLGHAILLTVLTVWLNRMFGTFGVALAYAVSISSLSLCNMWLASGRLREVRQA
- the rpsD gene encoding 30S ribosomal protein S4 translates to MARYTGPKARINRRLGALIYETSGASKALDRRPAPPGMHTRGRRPSNYGIALMEKQKIKHYYGLGERQLRRYFDAVSRRSGNTGELLLLMCESRLDNVVRRCGFAKTRPQARQGVVHGHFFVNGTKVAKPNYLLRPGDIIEVRNREKLKDVYRGVIANSSPDALDWVAFDSENLKATVQGLPGPSDISLPVDANAVVEFLSR
- a CDS encoding FAD-dependent oxidoreductase, encoding MISKTAVLAKIAFMGLFVGAFYCSSFVDAQSQATAPSVVVYGATPAGFCAAIAAAREGAAVTLVEPSHHVGGVNTGGLSFSDSNQTVRTTVMGLFDEWHTRIAADYAGRGQPLHYDVSEKNNAKWTYEPHVAARVTKAMLAEAGVDVQPNQVLTSVDLEAGRIQAILCKDRRFAADVFVDATYEGDLMAAAGVEWTIGREGRAAYSEKLAGKQYTKGTIPVSGLDSNGQLLPLLTATEGGDEEAGDRHVMVYSFRLCLTKNPENRVDFPAPETYDPKRFEAVRRYYLQVKRPHLLWDIYPLPNDKFDANNGIGKQFSMGLVGGGDDWCETPFTERSELWQKHRQYTLELYHFLTTDESVPEHLRKQMAEYGLCRDEFPETDHWSPQLYVREGRRMRGMHVLTENDVLRDPEKSDPIAVSSFPIDSHDCQRIGTAESIRNEGTIFPVRMAGRPHGYPYHVPYRSILPVKSDCENLLVPVALSATHVAFSSIRVEPTWMILGQSAGIAAALSAKQNVAVQDLPYPALQKQLLAQGQVLELPELAPLPPPAQPVGLKVSDLEGIVLDDATAEITGAWSTSRLFNPHIGSGYLHDGGDGEGDLSATFSGKVPASGNYEIRMAYSPHSSRSSRVPLEVRNGDTVKEFKVDQTVPLPVGQAFRKIGEIELRKGEPLTVTIRNQDCDGFVILDAIQFLPKL
- the mtnA gene encoding S-methyl-5-thioribose-1-phosphate isomerase, whose translation is MNSELVKTKASTLPPTLQWVGGIDGFLRLIDQTKLPVEEVYFDCNSVEQTHDAIYRLVVRGAPAIGIAAAYGVSVAIGTAMKEQADARKAALAAIDYLATSRPTAVNLFWALDQMRVVVNEATDQELADRVLQKAKAIHEQDRQTCAAIGQHGAPLLNGCRNVLTHCNAGALAASEKGTALAVIYAAHELQPELHVYADETRPLLQGARLTAWELARSGVDVTVLCDNMAASLMQAGKVDAVVVGADRIAANGDAANKIGTYPLAIVARHHGVPFYVAAPVSTFDRTLADGAGIPIEQRDAREVSHPYGTQTAADGANIYNPAFDVTPAELITAIITDQGIIQPVNAANVAKTIGLS
- a CDS encoding DUF3386 family protein, giving the protein MKRKELLRGIAAVLLLLPAIGHAEKPLDAPQKKGSSDQLARAAMKEAHDARAVWHHFPGFTAEVTIQTDAESHTGTILVTDDFDYELTISDDAIEPWIHSKLRSVIGHRRPGSAAVEVQVSEQKTSPEFGIFVARKDGSGTFRIENGLIREVLRKTDSNWLEITNVEMFDAGDGKVLPETSSVSYRDLQTGNLTKNVTNRFTWTRVGDFFLPSECFTIETGTEGSRQTRQLTFSNHKLTEPKKPLKVLESTSKLHNPLP